The Oenanthe melanoleuca isolate GR-GAL-2019-014 chromosome 15, OMel1.0, whole genome shotgun sequence genome contains a region encoding:
- the CHCHD10 gene encoding coiled-coil-helix-coiled-coil-helix domain-containing protein 10, mitochondrial isoform X2 — protein sequence MARGGRSVSRPAAAPAPASPAPAAPAPMAQPAQPGLMAQMASTAAGVAVGSAVGHVVGSAITGAFSGGSSEPAKAAAPAQPRPVLQQSPYGPCHYEMKQFLECATNQRDLTLCEGFNEALKQCKYSNGVSSLL from the exons ATGGCGCGCGGCGGCAGGAGCGTGTCCCGGCCCGCCGCGGCACCGGCGCCCGCCAG CCCggcccccgcggccccggcgcccATGGCGCAGCCGGCGCAGCCCGGGCTGATGGCGCAGATGGCGAGCACGGCGGCCGGCGTGGCCGTGGGTTCCGCCGTGGGACACGTCGTGGGCAGCGCCATCACCGGCGCCTTCAGCGGCGGCTCCTCCGAGCCGGCCAAGGCGGCGGCGCCCGCGCAG CCCCGGCCCGTGCTGCAGCAGTCCCCGTACGGACCCTGCCACTATGAGATGAAGCAGTTCCTGGAATGCGCTACCAACCAGAGAGACCTGACCCTGTGCGAGGGCTTCAACGAGGCTCTGAAGCAGTGCAAGTACAGCAATG GTGTTTCTTCTCTCCTGTGA
- the CHCHD10 gene encoding coiled-coil-helix-coiled-coil-helix domain-containing protein 10, mitochondrial isoform X1 has protein sequence MARGGRSVSRPAAAPAPASPAPAAPAPMAQPAQPGLMAQMASTAAGVAVGSAVGHVVGSAITGAFSGGSSEPAKAAAPAQEPRPVLQQSPYGPCHYEMKQFLECATNQRDLTLCEGFNEALKQCKYSNGVSSLL, from the exons ATGGCGCGCGGCGGCAGGAGCGTGTCCCGGCCCGCCGCGGCACCGGCGCCCGCCAG CCCggcccccgcggccccggcgcccATGGCGCAGCCGGCGCAGCCCGGGCTGATGGCGCAGATGGCGAGCACGGCGGCCGGCGTGGCCGTGGGTTCCGCCGTGGGACACGTCGTGGGCAGCGCCATCACCGGCGCCTTCAGCGGCGGCTCCTCCGAGCCGGCCAAGGCGGCGGCGCCCGCGCAG GAGCCCCGGCCCGTGCTGCAGCAGTCCCCGTACGGACCCTGCCACTATGAGATGAAGCAGTTCCTGGAATGCGCTACCAACCAGAGAGACCTGACCCTGTGCGAGGGCTTCAACGAGGCTCTGAAGCAGTGCAAGTACAGCAATG GTGTTTCTTCTCTCCTGTGA
- the C15H22orf15 gene encoding uncharacterized protein C22orf15 homolog has protein sequence MFATVRFGADCQIMVNLLCCVQTLTGHLKWKCQCKPEDCIDLVDEKGTLMNLSKVENPASEYASKYLQGRQRYILIRVVRENSENSSYESLLEDLGKHYPDLPDQLEQLSGRIQQTNQRRKSSLSTAQPQANNQAKSRATLHSKRGLESKNTPK, from the exons atgttTGCCACAGTGAGATTCGGAG CCGACTGCCAAATCATGGTgaacctgctctgctgtgtccagACCCTCACGGGCCACCTGAAGTGGAAGTGTCAGTGCAAGCCTGAAG ACTGCATCGATCTTGTGGATGAAAAGGGCACCCTGATGAACCTGAGCAAAGTGGAAAATCCTGCGTCTGAATATGCCAGTAAATACCTGCAGGGAAGGCAGCGCTACATCCTCATCAGAGTTGTCC GAGAAAACTCTGAAAACAGCTCCTATGAATCTTTGCTAGAGGACCTGGGGAAACACTACCCTGACCTACCAG atcagctggagcagctttcAGGAAGGATCCAACAGACAAAccagaggaggaagagctcCTTGTCGACTGCTCAGCCCCAAGCCAACAACCAAGCCAAGAGCAGGGCCACCTTACACAGCAAGAGGGGCTTGGAATCCAAGAACACCCCGAAATAA
- the VPREB3 gene encoding pre-B lymphocyte protein 3, which produces MALGFTLLLLVGMLGTASRAQPVLTQPQSVSVLPGQSARLPCTLSPPYNISHFGISWYRQRPGRSLSYLLYYNSERDKHKAARTPDRFSATKDLASNACILTIASACQDDNGTYYCSLAPAFTWL; this is translated from the exons atGGCCCTGGGCTTCACACTCCTGCTCCTGGTGGGGATGCTGGGCACAG CTTCCAGGGCTCAGCCCGTGCTGACCCAGCCCCAGTCCGTGTCCGTGCTGCCCGGGCAGAGCGCTCGGCTGCCGTGCACCCTGAGCCCCCCGTACAACATCAGCCACTTCGGCATCTCCTGGTACCGGCAGCGCCCGGGCCGCTCCCTCAGCTACCTGCTCTATTACAACTCCGAGCGAGACAAGCACAAGGCTGCCAGGACTCCCGACCGCTTCTCGGCCACCAAAGACCTGGCCAGCAACGCCTGCATCCTCACCATCGCCTCTGCCTGCCAGGACGACAACGGCACCTACTACTGCTCCCTGGCACCTGCCTTCACCTGGCTCTGA
- the SPRING1 gene encoding SREBP regulating gene protein — MLPCGAVPWRRLLRKRWVLGIVLGLSLVYFITSTFKQEERMVRDRNLLQVQEHEQPILWKVKFSSGNSSQLSNQCRNSVQGKLLITDELGYICERKDLQVNGCCNGNVASTKLYSCDSCLPNGCCSIYEYCVSCCLQPSKQHLLERFLNRAAIAFQNLFMAVEDHFELCLAKCRTSSQSVQHENTYRDPIAKYCYGEYPPELLPV; from the exons ATGCTGCCCTGCGGGGCCGTGCCCTGGCgcaggctgctcaggaagcGATGGGTCCTCGGCATCGTCCTCGGGCTCTCGCTCGTGTATTTCATCACCAGCACCTTCAAGCAG gaggagaggatggTGAGAGATCGGAATCTGCTCCAAGTGCAGGAGCACGAGCAGCCCATCCTCTGGAAGGTGAAGTTCAGCTCGGGGAACAGCAGCCAGCTGAGCAACCAGTGCAGGAACTCTGTGCAGGGGAAGCTGCTCATTACAGATGAACTGG gCTACATCTGTGAGAGGAAGGACCTGCAGGTGAATGGCTGCTGCAATGGGAATGTGGCCAGCACAAAGCTGTACAGCTGTGACAGCTGCCTGCCCaatggctgctgcagcatctATGAGTActgtgtgtcctgctgcctgcagcccagcaag CAACACCTCCTGGAGCGGTTCCTGAACCGGGCAGCCATCGCTTTCCAAAACCTCTTCATGGCAGTGGAAGATCACTTTGAGCTGTGTCTGGCCAAGTGTAGGACTTCATCACAG AGTGTGCAGCACGAGAACACCTACAGAGACCCAATTGCCAAATACTGCTATGGAGAATATcccccagagctcctgcctgtTTGA